The sequence TGTTCTATTTTTTGAATTTCTTTTCTTGCCAGACAGAATAACGTTGCCAGTCTTTTGGCACACCGTAACGCACCCTCACGCAATAATAAAGAATGATGAAAACCAGAGCCACCTCGTAAATCCTCGTGTCCGTGATCCACTGCGTAATGACCCACATAAAAAACCAAATCAAAAAATACGAGATACCCCACTCATCCGAAACTATATTCTCGCTAGGGTGTTGATGCAACATCAGCTCACCCAAACAATGCGGGCATTCCAGGTGCCATCGCAGCGCAAGGAATTGAAACTCGCCTGGTCGCGGCACTTTACGCAATCTGGCACCCTTCAAATCAGCGGCGCACAATGGGCAGTTGTATTTCATCGATTTCTAGAAAATAAAGTTGAAGCGATTCTTCAGCGCGGCCACTGCGCCATTTGCTGCAATTCCGCCGCACTCACGACATACGCCGGGCTGTCCTGCAAGCGCGCCACCGCCAATTCGATGAACGCCCGCACCCGCCGAGGCAAAGTCCGGTTGCCGTAGTAAAGGTGCAGGCCCATGGGCTCGCTCACCTGGGGCCGCAGCAGCGCCACCAATTGCCCGCTGCGCAAATAAGGGGCCGCCGTGAAGTTGGCCAATTGGCCGACCACCTGGCCGGCCAGCACGGCACGCAACTCCAAATCGGCATCGTTGGTGACGAAGCTGGGCGGTACGGGGTGATGCACCAACTCACCGTCGCAGTTCAAAAACCACGGCACGGGCTGTCCGTTGCGCGGGTTGCAAAACACACTGCACCGATGCCCCGCCAGCGCCTCCACCGAGGTGGGCACGCCGTGGCGCTCCAAATAAGCCGGCGCCGCGCACACGATGAGCTGCATGGGAAACAGCCGCCGCCCGATCACCCCCGGCTCCGGCGAAGCCCCGATGCGAAACCCCACATCCACCCGATCCGCCACCCAGTTGACGATGCGGTCATCCAAGCGCACATCGGGCTGAACGTCGGGGTGCTGGCGGCAAAACTCGTCCAGCAAGGGCATCAGGATCGGCGCGAAACACGAACGCGGCCCAACGATGCGCAACGGCCCCACCACCTCCTCTTGCGCCGACCGGGCATGCATCAACGCCCGATCCAGCGTGGCCAGCGCGGGCTGGGTGGCGTCCAAAAAGCGCTGGCCTTCGTCGGTGAGGGCCAAACTGCGCGTGGTGCGGTGCAGCAAGCGCACGCCCAGGTGTTGTTCCAGTTGGGCCACCGCCTGGCTGGCAGCCTGCGGGCTGATGCCCTGCGCCTGCGCCGCACGACGCAAGCTGCCCAACTCGACGGCTTTGGCAAAGGTGGCGATGGCACGCAGTTCGTTGATGGGCATGTGACGCAGGGAAGCAAACACCGGAAAGTCCTCATTGTCCGCATCTCGGTGTGTGGCTCTGGGTTACGGCGTGGTACGGCGGCACACTCCCCCGCCCATGAACACATCCCTTTTGAACGCCGCCCCGCTGCGCGTGGGCCTCATCGGCTGGGGTTACGCCAGCCAAGTGTTTCACGGCCCGCTCATCACCAGCACACCGGGCCTGCAACTGGTGGCGGTGAGCAGCCGCCAGCCCGAGCGCGTGCGTGCTGACTTGGGCGAAACGGTGGCGGTACATGCCGATCCGGTCTCGCTCATCGCCCGCACCGATCTGGATGTGGTGGTGATCCCCACCCCGAACGACACCCATTACCCGCTGGCCCTGGCCGCGCTGCAAGCCGGCCACGCGGTGGTGGTGGACAAGCCTTTCACGTTGAATGCGGACGAAGCGCGCCACCTCGTCGCCGTGGCCCGCGAGCGCGGCCAACTGTTGAGCGTGTTCCACAACCGCCGCTGGGATGGGGACTTTCTCACCGCCCAAGCGCTGGTGACGAGTGGCCGGCTGGGCCGCATCACCCACGCGCAACTGCACTTTGACCGCTTCCGCCCGACGGTGCGCGAGCGTTGGCGCGAGGGCAGCGGCCCCGGCGCGGGCATTTGGTTCGATCTGGCGCCGCATTTGCTGGATCAAGCGGTGCAGTTGTTTGGCTGGCCCGTGGCGCTGCAAGCGGATGTCCTCACCCAGCGCACGGGCGGCCAGTCGCCCGATGGTTTTCACGCTCGCTTGCGCTGGGCCGACGGGTTGCGCGTCGATCTGCACGCCAGCATGTTGGCCGCCCTGCCCGGCCCGCGTTTTGCGCTGCACGGCACCCTGGGCAGTTGGGTGAAACACGGCCTGGATGCGCAAGAAGACGCCCTCAAAGCCGGCCAACGCCCCGACCCCGCCGGGCTTGAGGCTTGGGGCGCCGATCCGCAAGCCGGCACCCTGGCCACCGTGCAACCGGATGCGCCCGACGCCCCGCCCCAGGTT is a genomic window of Vitreoscilla filiformis containing:
- a CDS encoding oxidoreductase, translating into MNTSLLNAAPLRVGLIGWGYASQVFHGPLITSTPGLQLVAVSSRQPERVRADLGETVAVHADPVSLIARTDLDVVVIPTPNDTHYPLALAALQAGHAVVVDKPFTLNADEARHLVAVARERGQLLSVFHNRRWDGDFLTAQALVTSGRLGRITHAQLHFDRFRPTVRERWREGSGPGAGIWFDLAPHLLDQAVQLFGWPVALQADVLTQRTGGQSPDGFHARLRWADGLRVDLHASMLAALPGPRFALHGTLGSWVKHGLDAQEDALKAGQRPDPAGLEAWGADPQAGTLATVQPDAPDAPPQVQPWPTQPGRYPAFYANLRDALHGLAPNPVPAEEALGVQVLLDLGAQSARERGECSVAARLSM
- a CDS encoding LysR family transcriptional regulator translates to MFASLRHMPINELRAIATFAKAVELGSLRRAAQAQGISPQAASQAVAQLEQHLGVRLLHRTTRSLALTDEGQRFLDATQPALATLDRALMHARSAQEEVVGPLRIVGPRSCFAPILMPLLDEFCRQHPDVQPDVRLDDRIVNWVADRVDVGFRIGASPEPGVIGRRLFPMQLIVCAAPAYLERHGVPTSVEALAGHRCSVFCNPRNGQPVPWFLNCDGELVHHPVPPSFVTNDADLELRAVLAGQVVGQLANFTAAPYLRSGQLVALLRPQVSEPMGLHLYYGNRTLPRRVRAFIELAVARLQDSPAYVVSAAELQQMAQWPR